A window of the Branchiibius hedensis genome harbors these coding sequences:
- a CDS encoding PHP domain-containing protein: protein MAIDPHTHSRHSDGTMTPTEIVQAAQEAALDVVGLSDHDSTAGWDEAARAAAASGIGFLPGAEISTAWHGISIHLLGYLLDPADPGLLAEFERTRRDRDSRARRIVERLAPDTGLTWEEVVDHTPPGATIGRPHIADALVARGVVPDRSAAFEELLRTGGRYYVSHYAPDPVDAVRLVNAAGGVAVMAHPLAAARGRVVDEAVIEQMTDAGLAGLEVDHRDHSPQQRAHAAAIADRLGLVPTGSSDFHGTGKPNQLGENTTSPEALAALIERARDPGAHSVGLEQWM, encoded by the coding sequence GTGGCCATCGACCCGCACACCCATTCCCGGCACAGTGACGGCACGATGACCCCGACGGAGATCGTCCAGGCCGCCCAGGAAGCCGCGCTGGACGTCGTCGGTCTGAGCGATCATGACAGTACGGCGGGCTGGGACGAAGCGGCTCGCGCCGCTGCTGCGTCGGGCATCGGCTTCCTGCCCGGCGCGGAGATCTCCACCGCCTGGCACGGCATCAGCATCCACCTGCTGGGCTACCTGCTGGACCCGGCGGACCCGGGGCTGCTCGCGGAGTTCGAGCGCACCCGCCGGGACCGCGACAGCCGCGCGCGGCGGATCGTCGAGCGACTCGCCCCGGACACCGGGCTGACCTGGGAGGAGGTCGTCGACCACACGCCACCGGGTGCCACCATCGGCCGACCCCACATCGCCGACGCCTTGGTGGCCCGTGGTGTCGTGCCCGATCGGTCAGCGGCCTTCGAGGAGTTGCTGCGCACCGGCGGCCGCTACTACGTGTCGCACTACGCCCCGGACCCGGTGGACGCCGTACGACTGGTGAACGCCGCCGGGGGAGTCGCCGTCATGGCCCACCCGCTCGCCGCCGCCCGCGGTCGCGTGGTCGATGAGGCGGTGATCGAGCAGATGACCGATGCCGGACTGGCCGGACTGGAGGTCGACCACCGCGACCACTCACCCCAGCAACGGGCCCACGCGGCCGCGATCGCCGACCGGCTCGGCCTCGTGCCCACCGGATCCAGTGACTTCCACGGCACCGGCAAGCCCAACCAGTTGGGCGAGAACACCACCAGCCCCGAGGCACTCGCTGCGCTGATCGAGCGGGCGCGCGATCCGGGTGCCCACTCGGTGGGTCTGGAGCAGTGGATGTGA
- a CDS encoding RecB family exonuclease, with the protein MTAEQPALHQQFDDPIYRRPYRASPTRLLTYLDCPRRYRFAYLDRPTPTKVPPRAHTVVGVVVHNVLRDFWDLAPGQRTPDAVARSLAAAWSDVGFRDPAHSATWRSRITQEVVEYLRGIDRDIQPRGVERSVNLPVGRALLTGRIDRIDDRGGELVIVDYKTSRKPLDDSAARVSLPLAFYAAAVSRLFRARCVTVELHHVPTGEVIAHEHTDESLDRKLAEADSIVADLIDVDQSYEQQGAASTAFPPRPGPLCRWCDFREHCPEGQAAGPAALPWEGLEPTSA; encoded by the coding sequence GTGACGGCAGAGCAACCCGCCCTGCACCAGCAGTTCGACGACCCGATCTACCGCCGCCCGTACCGGGCCAGCCCGACCCGCTTGCTGACCTACCTGGACTGCCCCCGGCGTTACCGCTTCGCGTATCTGGATCGTCCGACCCCGACCAAGGTCCCGCCCCGGGCGCACACCGTCGTCGGGGTGGTCGTGCACAACGTGCTGCGTGACTTCTGGGACCTGGCCCCGGGTCAACGCACCCCCGACGCGGTCGCGCGATCGTTGGCCGCAGCGTGGAGTGACGTCGGCTTCCGCGACCCCGCCCACTCGGCGACCTGGCGCTCGCGGATCACGCAGGAGGTCGTGGAGTACCTGCGCGGCATCGACCGGGACATCCAGCCGCGTGGGGTGGAGCGGTCGGTCAACCTGCCGGTCGGCCGGGCGTTGCTGACGGGTCGCATCGACCGGATCGACGACCGCGGCGGGGAGTTGGTCATCGTCGACTACAAGACCTCCCGCAAACCGCTCGACGACTCCGCGGCGCGGGTGTCGCTCCCCCTGGCTTTCTACGCCGCCGCCGTCAGCCGCCTGTTCCGCGCGCGCTGCGTCACGGTTGAGTTGCACCATGTGCCCACGGGCGAGGTCATCGCCCACGAGCACACCGACGAGTCGCTGGATCGCAAGCTGGCAGAAGCGGATTCGATCGTCGCCGACCTCATCGACGTAGACCAGTCCTACGAGCAGCAGGGCGCGGCATCGACTGCGTTCCCACCGCGGCCGGGCCCGCTGTGCCGGTGGTGCGACTTCCGCGAGCATTGTCCCGAGGGGCAGGCGGCCGGGCCCGCTGCGCTGCCCTGGGAGGGTCTGGAACCTACTTCTGCGTGA
- a CDS encoding LuxR C-terminal-related transcriptional regulator, translating to MTGLAADPEELAAAVGERLALIRRSLADAQAAVGTAQAAEALAHSLQVTDRMSEEIVRLVAPDAPTQLPDLRSGLTGRELEIAELIALDQLTNAQLAQHLDISEKTVKTHVGSILRKLQIAQRSEIAWTLGVTQK from the coding sequence ATGACCGGCCTGGCGGCGGACCCGGAGGAACTGGCCGCTGCCGTGGGTGAGCGCCTGGCGCTCATCCGGCGCTCGTTGGCCGACGCCCAAGCGGCGGTCGGCACCGCGCAGGCGGCGGAGGCGCTGGCGCACAGCCTGCAGGTCACCGACCGGATGAGCGAGGAGATCGTGCGGCTCGTCGCACCCGATGCACCGACCCAGTTGCCGGATCTGCGCTCGGGTCTGACCGGCCGGGAGTTGGAGATCGCCGAACTCATCGCCCTGGACCAGTTGACCAACGCCCAGTTGGCGCAGCATCTGGACATCTCGGAGAAGACGGTCAAGACGCACGTCGGATCGATCCTGCGCAAGTTGCAGATCGCCCAGCGCTCGGAGATCGCCTGGACCCTCGGGGTCACGCAGAAGTAG
- a CDS encoding DEAD/DEAH box helicase gives MTLPVALSGHDIIGQAKTGTGKTLGFGVPVLNRVVAPGDPGYADLPAPGAPQALIVAPTRELAVQVAGDVETAAKRRGIRVVTLYGGRAYEPQIDALKTGVEVVVGTPGRLLDLAGQKHLNLGYARTVVLDEADEMLDLGFLPDVERLLALTPAGRQTMLFSATMPGAVVTLARRYMTQPTHIRAMHEDGDNQHTVKAIEQFFYRAHAMDKVEMLARILQARDRGLTIIFSRTKRTAAKVVDELTERGFNAAALHGDLGQGAREHSMNAFRKGTVDILVATDVAARGIDVDNVTHVINYQCPEDEKTYLHRVGRTGRAGNTGIAVTFIDWDDMPRWGLINKALDLGVPEPEETYSSSEHLYEQLNIPTDVTGRVGAPKTSDKPARESRSGSDRRTSGGRQRADRGERSERSERDGSQRRRRRTRKSSDGAPSPDRS, from the coding sequence ATGACCCTGCCGGTCGCCCTGTCCGGGCACGACATCATCGGCCAGGCCAAGACCGGAACCGGCAAGACCCTGGGCTTCGGGGTCCCCGTGCTCAACCGCGTGGTCGCGCCGGGTGATCCGGGGTACGCCGATCTGCCGGCTCCCGGCGCACCGCAGGCTCTCATCGTGGCCCCCACCCGCGAGCTGGCAGTGCAGGTCGCCGGCGATGTGGAGACCGCCGCGAAGCGGCGCGGCATCCGGGTCGTGACCCTTTACGGCGGGCGGGCCTACGAACCGCAGATCGATGCGCTGAAGACCGGCGTCGAGGTCGTTGTCGGTACCCCCGGCCGCTTGCTGGACCTGGCCGGTCAGAAGCACCTCAACCTTGGTTACGCCCGCACCGTGGTGCTGGACGAAGCCGACGAGATGCTCGACCTTGGCTTCCTGCCCGACGTCGAGCGACTGCTGGCCCTGACCCCGGCCGGCCGCCAGACGATGCTCTTCTCGGCCACCATGCCGGGAGCGGTCGTCACGCTGGCCCGGCGCTACATGACCCAGCCCACGCACATCCGCGCGATGCACGAGGACGGCGACAACCAGCACACCGTCAAGGCGATCGAGCAGTTCTTCTACCGCGCGCACGCGATGGACAAGGTCGAGATGCTGGCCCGCATCCTGCAGGCCCGTGACCGTGGCCTGACGATCATCTTCTCCCGCACCAAGCGCACCGCTGCGAAGGTCGTCGATGAGTTGACCGAGCGTGGTTTCAATGCCGCTGCGTTGCACGGTGACCTCGGCCAGGGCGCGCGCGAGCACTCGATGAACGCCTTCCGCAAGGGCACCGTCGACATCCTGGTCGCCACCGACGTCGCGGCCCGCGGCATCGACGTCGACAACGTCACGCACGTCATCAACTACCAGTGCCCCGAGGACGAGAAGACCTACCTGCACCGCGTCGGGCGCACCGGCCGGGCCGGCAACACCGGCATCGCGGTCACCTTCATCGACTGGGACGACATGCCGCGCTGGGGGCTGATCAACAAGGCCCTCGACCTCGGCGTGCCGGAGCCGGAGGAGACCTACTCCTCCTCGGAGCACCTCTACGAGCAGCTCAACATCCCCACCGATGTCACGGGCCGGGTCGGAGCGCCCAAAACCTCCGACAAGCCTGCGCGAGAGTCACGGTCAGGTTCGGATCGGCGTACGTCGGGTGGTCGCCAGCGCGCGGACCGCGGCGAGCGCTCGGAGCGCTCCGAGCGTGACGGATCGCAGCGTCGCCGCCGTCGTACCCGCAAGAGCTCCGACGGCGCGCCGTCACCCGACCGGTCATGA
- a CDS encoding ferritin-like fold-containing protein, with the protein MIEHSGTVTSTGTTSAPEAGVTSLLGVLAYGELMAFFDVARVAEMAPTVPSQQALGALAAREYSVFEQLSARLRELGADPAEAMQPFHEPFDNWHARITPADWHEGLMKIYAGSAIATDFYRELTDVLDPATADMIRRALPDDEQAAIARTALLEAIAQDERLAGRLALLGRRMMGEALSQAQLVALINDDLLDLIMDRGTGQGFDLVGFQQLLTRLGEKHTRRMAALGLDA; encoded by the coding sequence ATGATCGAACACTCCGGCACGGTGACATCCACCGGGACAACGTCGGCTCCGGAGGCGGGCGTGACCAGTTTGCTGGGTGTCCTCGCGTACGGCGAACTGATGGCTTTCTTCGACGTCGCGCGGGTCGCTGAGATGGCCCCGACCGTTCCGAGCCAGCAGGCTCTCGGGGCGCTCGCCGCTCGCGAGTACTCCGTCTTCGAGCAACTCTCGGCCCGCTTGCGGGAGCTGGGCGCCGACCCCGCCGAGGCGATGCAACCTTTCCACGAGCCGTTCGACAACTGGCACGCCCGGATCACGCCGGCGGACTGGCACGAGGGGCTGATGAAGATCTACGCCGGCTCGGCCATCGCCACCGACTTCTATCGTGAGTTGACCGACGTCCTCGACCCCGCGACGGCCGACATGATCCGACGCGCCCTGCCGGACGACGAGCAGGCTGCGATCGCCCGCACCGCGCTGCTGGAGGCGATTGCACAGGACGAGCGGCTCGCCGGGCGGCTGGCGCTACTCGGCCGTCGGATGATGGGCGAGGCGCTGTCCCAGGCTCAGCTGGTGGCGTTGATCAACGACGATCTGCTCGATCTGATCATGGACCGTGGCACCGGCCAGGGCTTCGATCTGGTCGGCTTCCAGCAGTTGCTGACCCGGTTGGGTGAGAAGCACACGCGCCGGATGGCCGCGCTGGGGCTGGACGCCTGA
- a CDS encoding GlsB/YeaQ/YmgE family stress response membrane protein — protein MLASILGSLIVGAVVGILARLIRHDENNLSMLETVLIGIVSSFIVGLILGLTTYKNSNGGIPWIAWGLSLVAAIILIPVYEQVRGRSKA, from the coding sequence ATGCTCGCGTCGATCCTCGGATCACTCATCGTCGGTGCAGTCGTGGGCATTCTCGCCCGACTCATCCGACACGACGAGAACAATCTGTCCATGCTGGAGACGGTGCTCATCGGTATCGTCTCGTCGTTCATCGTTGGCCTGATCCTTGGTCTGACGACGTACAAGAACTCCAACGGCGGGATCCCGTGGATTGCGTGGGGGTTGTCCCTGGTCGCCGCCATCATCCTGATTCCGGTGTACGAACAGGTGCGCGGCAGGTCCAAAGCCTGA
- a CDS encoding DUF3107 domain-containing protein — protein MEIRIGVQDVAREVVVESELTGVEVRQLVEEAIAGPTTLSLTDEHGHTVLIPGAKIGYVDIGAEARGRVGFGG, from the coding sequence GTGGAGATCCGCATCGGCGTCCAGGACGTCGCCCGCGAAGTCGTTGTCGAGTCCGAACTGACCGGCGTTGAAGTACGCCAACTGGTGGAGGAAGCGATCGCTGGCCCGACCACCCTCAGCCTGACCGATGAGCACGGCCACACCGTGCTCATCCCGGGCGCCAAGATCGGGTACGTCGACATCGGCGCCGAGGCACGCGGCCGGGTCGGATTCGGCGGCTGA
- a CDS encoding TetR/AcrR family transcriptional regulator, with protein sequence MQEPGRSGRLPRSARRAQLLEAAQAVFVESGYHAAAMDEIAERAKVSKPVLYQHFPGKLDLYLALIDQHTDEVITLVRAALASTTDNPTRFAAAVAAFFEFVDRQDAAFRLVFESDLINEPAVAHQVQRISTECSAAIAEVIAEDTGLSAEQSQLLGVALVGMSQVVARYWVQRGGSIPRDEAVSLVATLGWRGLADFPKVGEEFDTVGSEATAG encoded by the coding sequence GTGCAGGAGCCGGGGCGTTCCGGACGGTTGCCGAGGTCGGCCCGTCGGGCGCAGTTGCTGGAGGCGGCGCAGGCCGTCTTCGTCGAATCGGGCTATCACGCCGCCGCCATGGACGAGATCGCCGAGCGGGCCAAGGTCAGCAAACCAGTGCTCTACCAGCACTTTCCGGGCAAGTTGGATCTCTACCTCGCGCTGATCGACCAACACACCGACGAAGTGATCACGCTGGTCCGGGCCGCTCTGGCCTCGACCACCGACAACCCCACGCGGTTCGCCGCCGCCGTCGCGGCGTTCTTCGAATTCGTCGATCGCCAGGACGCGGCCTTCCGGCTGGTCTTCGAGTCAGACCTGATCAACGAACCCGCCGTGGCCCACCAGGTGCAGCGGATCAGCACCGAGTGCTCAGCCGCGATCGCGGAAGTCATCGCCGAGGACACGGGCTTGTCGGCTGAGCAGTCCCAACTGCTCGGCGTGGCGCTGGTGGGAATGTCCCAGGTCGTAGCGCGTTATTGGGTACAACGCGGCGGCAGCATTCCACGCGACGAAGCCGTCTCCCTGGTGGCGACACTGGGCTGGCGGGGTCTGGCCGACTTCCCCAAGGTGGGCGAGGAGTTCGACACCGTTGGGTCGGAGGCCACTGCCGGCTGA
- the moeB gene encoding molybdopterin-synthase adenylyltransferase MoeB, producing the protein MIHVAPDRARYARQLRLPGVGVAGQDRLGAARVAVVGAGGLGSPVLSYLAAGGVGQLTVIDPDVVELSNLHRQLVHDESSVGLAKTESAAAALLALNSAATVRTHSVAIDPQNARDLLAGHDVVVDASDSFDARYATNDAAVALGIPMIWAAIDRFAGQVGVFWAGRGPCYRCIFPAAPAPGTVATCAEAGVLGALPGVVGSVQALETLKILLGIGQPLLGRVQCYDALRADWSALPVRRDPSCPVCGDVPDVPWSPSVDDEVPLASLAELADHDGVLLDVRTDEEYAAGHLPSSVHLPLDSLLADGVPAELTTTQPWIVYCQGGTRSAIGVRALADLGIPARSLEGGYAAWLAAHG; encoded by the coding sequence GTGATCCACGTCGCGCCGGACCGTGCACGGTATGCCCGCCAACTGCGCCTGCCCGGTGTGGGAGTGGCCGGCCAGGATCGGCTCGGCGCCGCCCGGGTCGCGGTGGTGGGGGCCGGCGGCCTGGGTTCACCGGTGCTGAGCTACCTCGCAGCCGGTGGTGTCGGGCAGTTGACGGTGATCGACCCCGATGTGGTCGAGCTCAGCAATCTGCATCGGCAGTTGGTGCACGACGAGTCCTCGGTGGGGTTGGCCAAGACCGAGTCGGCCGCTGCGGCCCTCCTGGCGTTGAACTCCGCGGCCACCGTGCGCACGCACTCGGTGGCCATCGATCCGCAGAACGCTCGCGACCTGCTCGCCGGTCACGATGTGGTCGTCGACGCCAGTGATTCCTTCGACGCGCGCTACGCGACCAACGACGCCGCCGTCGCGCTCGGCATCCCGATGATCTGGGCGGCGATCGACCGGTTCGCCGGGCAGGTCGGTGTCTTCTGGGCCGGCCGTGGCCCGTGCTACCGCTGCATCTTCCCGGCCGCTCCCGCACCAGGGACGGTGGCGACGTGCGCCGAGGCCGGGGTGCTCGGCGCGCTGCCCGGCGTGGTGGGTTCGGTGCAGGCGTTGGAAACGCTGAAGATCCTGTTGGGTATCGGGCAGCCGCTGCTGGGTCGCGTGCAGTGTTATGACGCGCTGCGGGCCGACTGGTCGGCGCTGCCGGTGCGGCGAGACCCGTCCTGCCCGGTCTGTGGCGACGTCCCGGACGTGCCGTGGAGCCCCAGCGTGGACGACGAGGTGCCGTTGGCGAGCCTGGCCGAGTTGGCCGATCACGACGGGGTCCTGCTGGATGTGCGCACCGACGAGGAGTACGCCGCGGGGCACCTGCCGTCGTCGGTGCACCTGCCGCTGGACTCGTTGTTGGCCGATGGTGTGCCTGCCGAGCTGACGACCACTCAGCCGTGGATCGTCTACTGCCAGGGCGGCACCCGGTCAGCGATCGGCGTACGTGCGCTGGCGGATCTGGGGATCCCCGCCCGCTCGCTCGAGGGTGGGTACGCCGCGTGGCTGGCGGCCCATGGCTGA
- a CDS encoding MGMT family protein, with product MADPLPPVVEAVLDVVEAIPPGRVMSYGQIGALVGVGPRRVGNVMSTYGALMPWWRVVRADGRPAAGHEERALEHFASERTALVAGGFRVDMSRARHCPT from the coding sequence ATGGCTGACCCCCTGCCGCCGGTGGTGGAGGCCGTGCTCGACGTTGTCGAGGCCATCCCGCCGGGTCGGGTGATGAGTTACGGACAGATCGGTGCGCTGGTGGGCGTGGGACCGCGACGGGTGGGCAACGTGATGTCGACGTACGGCGCGCTGATGCCTTGGTGGCGCGTCGTCCGGGCCGATGGGCGGCCGGCAGCGGGGCACGAAGAACGCGCGCTGGAACACTTCGCATCGGAGCGAACCGCGTTGGTGGCCGGTGGTTTTCGGGTCGACATGTCGCGTGCGCGGCACTGCCCGACGTAG
- a CDS encoding UrvD/REP family ATP-dependent DNA helicase yields MRTQEGGTQPQVQLLAPAVTVSSGPSLDPVQEAAVSFAAGRAAGRALLVLGAPGTGKSTAAVEAVVRAVRAGVPADHCVLLAPSRTMAASLRDQVTTRLQGTSTEPLARTMQAFAWGILRAEAALRGDPPPRLLSGPEQDVVLRDLLAGHAAGDPVGPDWPDSVREALGTRGFRNELRDLLMRAVESGLSAADLAQLGREHDRPEWVAAAQVLDEYDQVTALSAPGGFDPSWILGAATDLLIEDAAARQRLHDRLAVIVIDDAQELSPAGARLLAAAAGPVARTVLLADPDATVQGFRGADPAVAFALASRWGAGEALSLGTSYRQGSTLREVSARVSSRIGSVGSVRHREARAADDDSTATVEVYRSVAAESGGIAATLRQAHLLTGLPWGEMAVIVRGQARATALRRSLSVAGVPVATAAATLPLRDEPAVRPFLQALELIAGDAPPADELPGLAVDLLSSALGSADALVLRRLRRALRQAELADGGSRTSDELLVAATLSQQELTVELPVVADPVRRVRAVLDAGRAALAVEGASASAEDVLWAMWAASGLAQEWERDAFAGGPAGTRADRDLDAMVALFSAAALFQDRLPAAPAGAFAEHLRGQDVPGDRLVKAAPDGDQVALVTAQAAAGRSWPLVVVAGVQESVWPDLRLRGSLLGSTDLVDVVTGRGRSAQAAAMAVRYDETRQFLVAVSRASHRLIVTAVDNDEEQPSAFLDLIDEFPLLEDRPYAPVPRPMSLAGVVAALRRSVAAGEAPQTAAMALAWLAEEGVRGADPQQWWPLRNRSVDLPRRPSPLPVRVSPSTLSSFSTCALRWFLVNSGGEHDTGGAASLGTLIHDIIETRGDEGLSAMVRALDERWSTLGLPHGWNQRAQRQLAELMLTRADQYLTKHTGPGTTVLGAEVPFEVTIGRADLRGRVDRLEETPDGVRVIDFKTGRTPVSQAEVVEHLQLGAYQAAVAEGGFEGVPGQQPAGAALVQLGKAAGTKPEAKVQVQSPLEAQEDPQWAHTRIAELAEQMADREFVATAGSMCNICDVQSSCPLRDRGRML; encoded by the coding sequence GTGAGAACGCAGGAGGGGGGCACCCAGCCGCAGGTGCAGTTGCTGGCACCCGCTGTGACGGTGTCGTCCGGTCCGTCGTTGGATCCCGTCCAGGAGGCCGCCGTTTCCTTCGCCGCCGGGCGCGCAGCGGGCCGGGCTCTGCTGGTGTTGGGGGCACCGGGCACCGGCAAGTCGACGGCGGCCGTCGAGGCGGTCGTGCGAGCGGTGCGGGCTGGGGTTCCGGCCGATCACTGCGTCCTGCTGGCGCCGAGCCGGACCATGGCCGCCAGCCTGCGCGATCAGGTCACGACCCGGTTGCAGGGGACCAGCACCGAGCCGCTGGCCCGCACCATGCAGGCCTTCGCGTGGGGCATCCTGCGAGCGGAGGCGGCGTTGCGCGGCGATCCACCGCCTCGGTTGCTCAGCGGACCGGAGCAGGACGTTGTGCTGCGGGATCTGCTGGCCGGTCACGCCGCGGGTGACCCGGTCGGACCGGACTGGCCGGACTCGGTGCGCGAGGCGTTGGGGACCCGCGGCTTCCGCAACGAGTTGCGGGACCTGTTGATGCGTGCGGTCGAATCGGGTTTGAGCGCAGCCGATCTGGCGCAGCTCGGCCGCGAGCACGACCGTCCGGAGTGGGTTGCTGCCGCGCAGGTGCTCGACGAGTACGACCAGGTCACTGCGTTGTCAGCGCCGGGCGGGTTCGACCCGTCATGGATCCTGGGCGCTGCAACGGACCTGCTCATCGAGGATGCGGCAGCACGCCAGCGCCTGCATGACCGGCTTGCGGTGATCGTGATCGACGACGCGCAGGAGCTGTCCCCGGCCGGCGCTCGATTGCTGGCTGCCGCAGCGGGGCCGGTCGCACGGACCGTGCTGCTGGCCGACCCTGATGCCACCGTGCAGGGTTTCCGGGGCGCCGATCCCGCGGTGGCGTTCGCTCTGGCGAGCCGCTGGGGGGCGGGGGAGGCACTGAGCCTTGGCACGTCGTACCGGCAAGGATCAACGCTGCGTGAGGTGAGCGCCCGGGTCAGTTCGCGGATCGGTTCGGTGGGCAGCGTCCGGCACCGGGAGGCCCGGGCAGCCGACGACGACTCGACGGCCACGGTCGAGGTGTACCGCTCGGTCGCCGCGGAGTCCGGCGGCATCGCGGCCACCTTGCGCCAGGCGCACCTGCTGACCGGGCTGCCCTGGGGTGAGATGGCGGTCATCGTGCGCGGGCAGGCGCGGGCGACCGCGCTGCGCCGATCGTTGAGTGTTGCCGGTGTGCCGGTGGCGACGGCCGCTGCCACGCTGCCGCTGCGTGACGAGCCCGCCGTCCGCCCGTTCCTGCAGGCTCTCGAGCTGATCGCCGGGGACGCGCCGCCCGCCGATGAGCTGCCCGGGCTGGCGGTGGATCTGCTCAGTTCGGCCCTCGGCAGCGCTGATGCTCTGGTGCTGCGCCGGCTGCGCCGGGCGTTGCGGCAGGCCGAGCTGGCCGACGGCGGCTCGCGCACCAGCGACGAATTGCTGGTCGCGGCGACGCTCTCGCAGCAGGAGCTGACGGTGGAGCTTCCGGTCGTCGCCGACCCGGTACGCCGGGTGCGGGCGGTGTTGGACGCGGGTCGGGCGGCGCTCGCGGTGGAGGGCGCGTCCGCCTCGGCCGAGGACGTGCTGTGGGCAATGTGGGCGGCCAGCGGCCTGGCGCAGGAGTGGGAGCGCGACGCGTTCGCCGGTGGCCCCGCCGGGACGCGGGCGGACCGGGATCTCGACGCGATGGTGGCGTTGTTCTCGGCGGCGGCACTGTTCCAGGACCGCTTGCCGGCCGCGCCCGCGGGGGCCTTCGCGGAGCACCTGCGCGGGCAGGACGTGCCTGGTGACCGGTTGGTCAAGGCCGCCCCCGATGGCGACCAGGTTGCGCTGGTGACTGCGCAGGCCGCGGCGGGGCGCAGTTGGCCGCTGGTCGTGGTGGCGGGTGTGCAGGAGAGTGTCTGGCCCGATCTGCGGCTGCGCGGTTCGCTGCTCGGCTCCACGGACCTGGTCGATGTGGTGACCGGTCGCGGGCGATCGGCCCAGGCCGCGGCGATGGCGGTTCGCTACGACGAGACCCGTCAGTTCCTGGTCGCTGTCAGTCGCGCCTCGCACCGGTTGATCGTCACGGCAGTCGACAACGACGAAGAGCAGCCTTCGGCGTTCCTGGATCTGATCGATGAGTTCCCGCTCTTGGAAGACCGGCCTTACGCACCGGTTCCGCGGCCGATGTCGTTGGCCGGTGTCGTTGCCGCCCTGCGTCGCTCGGTGGCCGCGGGGGAAGCACCGCAGACGGCGGCGATGGCGTTGGCCTGGCTGGCCGAAGAGGGCGTGCGAGGTGCGGATCCGCAGCAGTGGTGGCCACTGCGCAATCGATCGGTCGATCTACCGCGGCGACCATCACCCCTCCCGGTGCGCGTGTCGCCATCCACCCTCAGCAGCTTTTCCACCTGCGCGCTGCGGTGGTTCCTCGTCAACAGCGGCGGCGAGCACGACACCGGGGGCGCAGCGAGCCTGGGCACGCTGATCCACGACATCATCGAAACCCGCGGGGACGAGGGACTCAGCGCCATGGTGCGTGCGCTGGACGAGCGGTGGTCGACCCTCGGGCTGCCGCATGGCTGGAACCAACGCGCCCAACGGCAGCTGGCTGAGCTGATGCTGACCCGCGCGGACCAATACCTCACCAAGCACACCGGTCCAGGGACAACGGTGCTCGGTGCCGAAGTGCCTTTTGAGGTGACGATCGGACGAGCGGACTTGCGGGGGCGGGTTGACCGTCTGGAGGAGACTCCGGACGGTGTCCGGGTGATCGACTTCAAGACCGGTAGGACGCCGGTGTCGCAAGCCGAGGTGGTCGAGCACCTCCAACTGGGGGCCTACCAGGCAGCCGTGGCCGAAGGTGGCTTCGAGGGTGTGCCCGGGCAGCAACCCGCGGGTGCCGCACTGGTCCAACTCGGCAAAGCCGCCGGCACGAAACCCGAGGCCAAGGTCCAGGTCCAATCGCCGTTGGAGGCTCAGGAAGATCCGCAATGGGCACACACCCGGATCGCCGAACTGGCCGAGCAGATGGCTGACCGTGAGTTCGTCGCCACGGCCGGGTCGATGTGCAACATCTGCGACGTGCAGTCCAGTTGCCCGCTGCGCGACCGAGGACGGATGCTGTGA